From a region of the Apibacter sp. B3706 genome:
- a CDS encoding site-specific recombinase: MEEKLIKILNNREERNFLLSLLKYGRKNFDNSIDFIDYITNLLHTNDSIKEKFIGRLIPLFRNIYMQKFLTDFGIFTNDKLISLFFRQIGNKILPQISDDQTLLSLANEVLYSNVNHNFMKLIPLDRWEKFYEVLFNDDVIICNRGYVIKQIREGALILIDRVIGGAADTEVFKMSYIRNIEENPFQKLTSSLIKILQDHEIINQEKIDTLSDQIKLCKIYLDNIIDQKESKGISLPITIKVTCLRQQLDRILILLNALYLLDNKSLSLAMANITKKLLGIYSTKSSVTNSFQSTLYVVASLVTWHNRQAGKKYITNTSKEYIQMLYSAMGGGFLVAILCFIKAQIGMRTYTPFIQALLYSLNYSWGFVSIYLIHWTLATKQPAMTAATLAHALNQDEKSANDYTEFGLLFSRIFRSQFIAFIGNVFAAFVVGVGLYYFLSYFTGIQLLNLHKATDFRDEVVHLDFKIFWFASIAGLFLFISGLISGITENYTRYHNIPERLYNHPLLKRFVKEKRRRSWANWYNKKIGGISGNVFLGFCLGSAFLIGNFLGVPFDIRHITFSGGNYAMALSFFNFDISCGDFILGFVGIFGIGLFNFLVSFSLSLWVAMKSVNVPTKEMGKILYSALKLFIKNPARFFLPIE; encoded by the coding sequence ATACGGTAGGAAAAATTTTGATAACTCTATTGATTTTATAGACTATATTACCAACTTATTACATACTAATGATTCCATAAAAGAAAAATTTATCGGGCGTCTTATTCCTTTATTCAGGAATATATACATGCAGAAATTTTTAACGGATTTTGGAATATTTACTAATGATAAACTGATATCATTATTTTTCAGACAAATAGGTAATAAAATTTTACCTCAAATTTCTGATGACCAAACGCTGCTCTCATTAGCTAATGAAGTTCTTTATTCTAATGTAAACCATAATTTCATGAAATTGATTCCGCTGGACCGATGGGAAAAATTTTATGAAGTTTTATTTAATGATGATGTAATTATTTGTAATAGGGGATATGTAATTAAACAAATCAGAGAAGGGGCTCTCATATTAATTGACAGGGTTATAGGAGGAGCTGCAGATACAGAAGTTTTTAAAATGAGTTACATAAGGAATATTGAAGAAAACCCATTTCAAAAATTAACCAGCAGTCTTATAAAGATATTACAAGATCATGAAATTATAAATCAAGAAAAAATAGATACTTTATCCGATCAAATCAAATTATGTAAAATTTACTTAGATAATATCATTGATCAAAAAGAAAGTAAAGGTATATCTTTACCGATTACGATTAAAGTAACCTGTTTAAGACAACAATTGGATCGTATACTTATACTTTTAAATGCTCTCTATCTACTGGATAATAAATCTTTATCCCTTGCAATGGCTAACATTACTAAAAAATTATTGGGTATATACTCAACAAAAAGTAGTGTTACAAACTCATTTCAAAGTACACTTTATGTAGTTGCTTCTTTAGTAACATGGCACAATAGACAAGCGGGAAAAAAATACATAACCAATACATCAAAAGAGTACATCCAAATGCTTTATTCTGCAATGGGAGGAGGTTTTTTGGTGGCTATTTTATGTTTTATAAAAGCTCAAATAGGTATGCGTACTTATACGCCTTTTATCCAAGCCTTATTGTACAGTCTAAATTATTCCTGGGGATTTGTTTCTATATACCTAATTCATTGGACCTTAGCAACCAAACAACCCGCCATGACAGCGGCTACATTGGCTCATGCTTTAAATCAAGATGAAAAATCTGCCAATGATTATACAGAGTTTGGATTGTTATTTTCAAGAATATTCAGAAGCCAGTTTATCGCTTTTATAGGTAATGTTTTTGCAGCTTTTGTTGTTGGCGTAGGATTATATTACTTTTTGTCCTATTTTACAGGAATTCAGCTATTGAACTTGCATAAAGCAACCGATTTTAGAGATGAAGTGGTTCACCTTGATTTTAAAATTTTTTGGTTTGCTTCCATTGCAGGTCTATTTTTGTTTATATCCGGCTTAATATCAGGAATCACAGAAAATTATACCCGCTATCACAATATACCGGAAAGGCTTTATAATCATCCTTTACTAAAACGTTTTGTCAAAGAAAAAAGAAGAAGGAGCTGGGCCAATTGGTATAATAAAAAAATAGGAGGTATCTCGGGAAATGTTTTTTTAGGTTTTTGTTTGGGGAGCGCATTTCTGATCGGTAACTTTTTAGGCGTACCTTTCGATATTCGCCATATTACATTTTCAGGAGGTAATTATGCAATGGCCTTATCGTTTTTTAACTTTGATATTTCATGTGGAGACTTTATTTTAGGATTTGTAGGAATTTTCGGAATAGGATTATTTAATTTTCTGGTAAGCTTTTCGTTATCATTATGGGTTGCTATGAAATCCGTTAATGTCCCGACTAAAGAAATGGGAAAAATACTTTATTCAGCATTAAAATTATTTATAAAAAATCCGGCTCGTTTTTTCTTACCAATAGAATAA